The Nocardioides marmorisolisilvae genomic interval AGCTGCTCACCATCGGCGTGTTCGTGCTGCTGTGCGTGTGGGCCGTTTTCTGGCTGATTCGGCTAGCGGTGAGGTCCGGCGTGAGCGACGCGTTGAGGATGAACCGCAAGTGGCTGGAATCCACCAAGGAACGCGACCGAGAGTCGCCGTAGAAAGCGCACGCTCATGCCGCGATTCGCGCCGTCCCGGTTGTCGCCCTCAGGAGCCGCACCTACGCTGATTCCGTGCTCGAGCTCAGCAGGCTGGACGTTGATGAGATCGCGAATGCGCTGGCGGATCAGACCGATTACGACCACCAGTGGCTGATCGATCCGGAAACGGGAGAGCTCGCGTTCTGGACTTCGGACACCGGCATCGATGGAGAGAACCCTGTCGACATCGACGACTTGGACCTGGTGCCGATCGAGGCGCTGCCGTCGTACATCTGGTACCAGGACATGGCCGATTTCGCTGACGGGATCGGTAACGAAGGCGCGGCCCGGCGTTTGGCGAGGGCTCTGGACGGCAAGGGAGCGTTTCGTCGATTCAAACGCGAGCTCTATGAGGAGTACCCCGGGCTTGTTGCCTCGTGGCATGCATTCCGCGACACGAGGGCACAGCGTCGAGCCGTTGAGTGGCTGGCGGGGGAGAAGCTCATCGACAAGGACGTTGCGGCGCAGTTCTTCGACGAAAACCCAGACCCCGACCTGCCGTGAAAAGTGCGGACCAAAACACGGACCAAAACAGCGCGAAGAATGCGGGACTGAGCGTGACCGCGGCCATCGATCGAACCCATGCGGACGTCGTTCCACGCTCAAATCGCCAACCCCTCAAACTGGGGGTCAAGGGTCGCAGGTTCAAATCCTGTCAGCCCGACCATGTGATGTCTCAGGACATCGGAGACACCCGGACCCATGGAAACGTGGGTTCGGGTGTTCTTCATCTGGGGGTTCGTGGCTGGTAGTCCTTGCTGGGGTCGATGGTGAGCTCGCGGAGGAGTTCGCCGGTGATGGTGTTGACGACTCTGAGGTGCAGGTCTTGGACGAGCAGGGTGACGTGGGTTCCTCGTAGGGTTCGGTGAGTGGGCGTTCGTCAGGGCTCTGCGCGCAGGTGGTTATCAACCGGACGGCTGTCCCCAGCCTCAAAGCCGGTCATGCGGATGAGTTTGGCCGGCACCCCGGCGACGATCGCATGGGCAGGCACGTCCTTCGTGACGACCGCGCCAGCGCCGACGATTGCGCCGTCACCGATTCTCACTCCTGGAACGACTGTGACCGAGGCGCCCAGCCAGACCTTGCGCCCGATGTTGATCGGCGCCGGAATCATGTCGCCTCGCCGGTCGGGGTCGATTCCGTGGTCAATGGTCGTGAGCGTGCTGCCGTGTCCGATGAGCGAGCCGTCGCCGATGGTGATGCCTCCCGTGTCCTGGAACCGACATCCCATGTTGATGAAGATGTCCTTGCCCAGGGTCAGGTTCGTGCCGAACTCACTGTGGAACGGCGGGAAGACTTCGACCGACTCGTCGATGGGCTTACCGGTCAGGTCACCCAAGAGCGCCCGAACTTCCTCGGGCGGGTGATAGCTCGAGTTGAGCTGGGCAACGACCCTGAGCGCTTCTTGGGCACTGTCGTGCATGAAGCGGTGGTGGTCTGAGCCAGCCGTGATCGGCATGCCACGGTTCACATGATCGAGGAAGTCCTTCAATCGCACGCTGGTCACGTGGTCCCTTTCTCAGTAACGCTTGTTGTCGGCGAGAACGGCAATGGCGGCGTTGGTCGCATCGGGCAAGCCTGCCAGGACGTCGGCTTTCGGCTCGCCTTCTGTTGTCTGCCGCTGGTGGTGAGCTTCATCGGCATAGCTTGTTGGCGCTCTCAGGCGCTGTGCTCCTCGGTGACGTGGTCGGCGCTCTTCGTCAAGGTGCCGTACGCCTCGTCGGTGACCGGCTCCAGCCATTCGTTGCTGACATCCGTGCCGGGTGTGATGAAGGCAATGTGGGAGAACCAGGAGTCCGCCTTTGCGCCGTGCCAGTGCTTGGTCCCGGCGGGGACGCGGACCACGGTGCCGGGCTCCATGCTGATCGGGTCCTCGCCGTCGGCCTGGTACCAGCCGCTGCCCGCCGTGCACATCAGGATCTGGTCACCCCCGCCTTCGGTGCCGTGGTGGATGTGCCAGTTGTTGCGGCAGCCCGGCTCGAAGGAGATGTTGTTGACGGGAACGCTGCCTGCGGCGAGCGAGGCGTTGTAGCTCTGGCCGATGAAGTACTGGGCGTAGGCGTCGTTCTTCTCGCCGATCGGGAAGATCTGGTTGAAGTCGTTCATGTTCAAGTCCTTTCTGAGGATTGGTTGCATGTGAGCTGGGAGGGTTGGGTTAGGCGTCAGGCTCGCCTTCGATGATGTTCTTGAGCACCGTTGTCGCGCCCATTCCATTGGGCCAGCCGGCGTAGAAGGCGAGCTGCAGGAGCGCTTCCTTCAGCTCTTCGTCGGTGACGCCATTGCGCCGGGCAAACGCCAGGTGGAATTGCAGCTGATCCATCTTCCCGAGGGCTGTCAGTGCGGCGATCGTCACCAGGCTGCGATCGCGCTTGGACAGTTCCTTGCGCTCCCAGACCTCATCGAAGAGGACCCTGTCGGTGTAGTGCACCATTCCGGGCGCGAAGTCCCCGAAGGCGTTCCGTCCGCCAGTCCAGCCGGCGTTCTCGTTCTGGGTGTCGCTCATGCCAGCACACTCACCTTCACCAACGACTTGATGACGCGGCGCTCGTCCATGGCTGCGTAGGCCTCGGCGATGTTGTCGAGGTCGAAGCTCTGGTCGAAGACCTTGCCGGGATTGATCTCGCCGTTCAGGACGGCCTTGAGCAGCTCCGGCTGGTAGTGCCGGGCCGGGGCGGGACCACCGCGCATGCCAACGTTGCGATAGAACGTGCCCGCGGCGT includes:
- a CDS encoding UPF0158 family protein is translated as MLELSRLDVDEIANALADQTDYDHQWLIDPETGELAFWTSDTGIDGENPVDIDDLDLVPIEALPSYIWYQDMADFADGIGNEGAARRLARALDGKGAFRRFKRELYEEYPGLVASWHAFRDTRAQRRAVEWLAGEKLIDKDVAAQFFDENPDPDLP
- a CDS encoding DapH/DapD/GlmU-related protein yields the protein MTSVRLKDFLDHVNRGMPITAGSDHHRFMHDSAQEALRVVAQLNSSYHPPEEVRALLGDLTGKPIDESVEVFPPFHSEFGTNLTLGKDIFINMGCRFQDTGGITIGDGSLIGHGSTLTTIDHGIDPDRRGDMIPAPINIGRKVWLGASVTVVPGVRIGDGAIVGAGAVVTKDVPAHAIVAGVPAKLIRMTGFEAGDSRPVDNHLRAEP
- a CDS encoding cupin domain-containing protein, which gives rise to MNDFNQIFPIGEKNDAYAQYFIGQSYNASLAAGSVPVNNISFEPGCRNNWHIHHGTEGGGDQILMCTAGSGWYQADGEDPISMEPGTVVRVPAGTKHWHGAKADSWFSHIAFITPGTDVSNEWLEPVTDEAYGTLTKSADHVTEEHSA
- a CDS encoding carboxymuconolactone decarboxylase family protein; the protein is MSDTQNENAGWTGGRNAFGDFAPGMVHYTDRVLFDEVWERKELSKRDRSLVTIAALTALGKMDQLQFHLAFARRNGVTDEELKEALLQLAFYAGWPNGMGATTVLKNIIEGEPDA